A single window of Flagellimonas maritima DNA harbors:
- a CDS encoding multidrug effflux MFS transporter → MQKDTQKPNFEFIALMAALMSIVALSIDALLPAIPNIGEAINSTDPTDNQMLITMIFLGLGVGQLFFGPLSDCYGRKPVVYLGMLVFGVASFICIAAPNLEWMVFGRILQGIGLSTARTIAIAIIRDTYKGDYMARVMSFVTAFFILVPIVAPAIGKVILDAFNWQAIFYMQLVFTFIVGIWFWKRQPETLHPEYKIPITSHMFTDGLKEFLRYRETVAFTFVSGLITGAFLVYLSASQHIFEDMYGLKDTFPYIFAGLSVSIGLSTFSNGTLVIRFGMRKLSFMALIAFCIVAILFVVLFWSSANPNIFILVAFLFLQFFCLGFMWGNFRSIAMEPIGHIAGIGAAINGFVSTVISVPIASFIGNFVDDKVLPLFVGLAICGLASLAIFLMVKKPRPLLTA, encoded by the coding sequence ATGCAAAAAGATACCCAAAAACCCAATTTTGAATTTATTGCTTTAATGGCTGCATTAATGTCCATTGTAGCTTTATCCATAGATGCCTTACTACCTGCAATTCCAAATATCGGTGAAGCAATCAATAGTACAGACCCTACGGACAACCAAATGCTCATCACCATGATTTTTTTGGGACTGGGTGTCGGGCAGTTGTTTTTTGGCCCGCTTTCTGATTGCTACGGAAGAAAACCTGTTGTGTATCTGGGAATGTTGGTGTTCGGTGTCGCAAGTTTTATTTGTATAGCAGCTCCAAATCTGGAATGGATGGTTTTTGGTAGAATATTGCAAGGAATAGGTTTGTCTACTGCCAGGACTATTGCAATCGCTATTATTCGTGATACGTATAAAGGGGATTATATGGCAAGGGTTATGTCCTTTGTAACGGCATTTTTTATTTTGGTTCCCATTGTTGCCCCCGCTATAGGCAAGGTGATTTTGGATGCATTTAATTGGCAGGCGATTTTTTATATGCAATTGGTGTTTACGTTCATTGTGGGTATCTGGTTTTGGAAGCGTCAGCCCGAAACCCTACATCCAGAATATAAGATTCCAATAACTTCCCATATGTTTACCGATGGTCTCAAAGAGTTTTTACGCTATCGCGAAACAGTGGCGTTTACTTTTGTTTCGGGGTTAATTACAGGAGCTTTTCTGGTGTATCTGAGTGCTTCCCAACATATTTTTGAGGATATGTACGGTTTAAAAGATACTTTCCCTTACATATTTGCAGGACTTTCTGTATCCATTGGTCTTTCTACGTTTTCGAATGGTACGCTCGTAATTCGTTTTGGAATGCGCAAGCTATCGTTTATGGCACTCATTGCATTTTGTATAGTCGCCATTTTGTTTGTCGTATTATTTTGGAGCTCGGCAAATCCAAACATTTTTATTTTAGTAGCGTTTCTGTTCCTACAGTTTTTCTGTTTGGGTTTTATGTGGGGGAACTTCCGTTCCATAGCCATGGAGCCCATAGGTCATATTGCTGGAATAGGAGCAGCCATAAATGGTTTTGTGTCCACAGTGATATCCGTGCCCATAGCATCTTTTATAGGAAACTTTGTTGATGATAAAGTACTGCCACTTTTTGTTGGCTTGGCAATTTGTGGTTTAGCTTCATTGGCCATTTTTTTAATGGTGAAAAAGCCAAGGCCATTGCTAACGGCATAA
- a CDS encoding acyl-CoA carboxylase subunit beta, which translates to MDSKQKILKDKIAQAHLGGGEKRIEKQHQKKKLTARERINYLLDEGSFEEMGILVTHRTTDFGMDKEVYYGDGVVTGYGTINGRLVYVYAQDFTVFGGALSETHAEKICKVMDLAMKVGAPIIGLNDSGGARIQEGVKSLGGYADIFYRNVQASGVVPQISAVMGPCAGGAVYSPAMTDFIIMVEETSYMFVTGPNVVKTVTNEEVTSEELGGASAHSTKSGVAHKTSSNDATCLDDIRKLLEYLPQNNSEAPRLIPYQLDDEIREQLSGIVPDNPNKPYDMHDVIGGIIDADSFYEIHKDYAENIIVGFARLGGRSIGIIANQPMFLAGVLGVKSSRKAARFTRFCDAFNIPLLVLVDVPGFLPGTDQEWDGIIVHGAKLLYALSEATVPRVTVITRKAYGGAYDVMNSKHIGADFNFAWPNAEIAVMGAKGASEIIFRREIAAAEDPLQKLTEKEAEYAEKFANPYRAAQRGFIDEVILPENTRRKLLKAFAMLEKKEVQTPKKKHGNIPL; encoded by the coding sequence ATGGATTCCAAGCAAAAGATATTAAAGGATAAAATAGCGCAGGCCCATTTGGGCGGTGGTGAAAAACGGATTGAAAAACAACATCAAAAGAAAAAATTAACGGCACGGGAACGTATCAATTATCTTTTGGATGAAGGTTCTTTTGAGGAAATGGGGATTTTGGTGACCCATCGTACCACAGATTTTGGTATGGACAAAGAAGTTTATTATGGAGATGGGGTGGTGACCGGTTATGGAACCATAAATGGAAGATTGGTTTATGTATATGCACAGGATTTTACCGTTTTTGGCGGGGCATTATCAGAAACACATGCAGAAAAAATTTGTAAAGTGATGGATCTGGCCATGAAAGTGGGGGCTCCAATCATAGGATTGAATGACTCTGGCGGCGCTCGAATTCAAGAAGGCGTAAAATCGCTAGGTGGATATGCCGATATTTTTTATAGAAATGTTCAAGCATCTGGAGTAGTTCCCCAAATATCCGCAGTTATGGGTCCTTGTGCCGGTGGCGCAGTATATTCTCCTGCTATGACTGACTTCATCATTATGGTAGAAGAAACAAGTTATATGTTCGTTACTGGACCCAACGTAGTAAAAACGGTAACGAACGAAGAGGTGACATCAGAAGAATTGGGGGGAGCCAGTGCTCATTCCACAAAATCAGGAGTTGCGCACAAAACATCCTCCAATGATGCAACCTGTCTGGACGATATTAGGAAGCTATTGGAGTATTTGCCACAAAATAATTCAGAAGCTCCAAGATTAATACCATACCAATTGGATGATGAAATTAGGGAGCAGCTTTCGGGCATTGTCCCTGATAATCCAAATAAGCCTTATGACATGCACGATGTCATCGGTGGAATCATTGATGCTGACTCGTTTTACGAAATCCATAAAGACTATGCTGAAAATATTATTGTCGGCTTTGCGCGATTAGGGGGTAGAAGTATAGGAATTATCGCCAATCAGCCCATGTTCTTAGCTGGTGTACTTGGCGTCAAGAGTTCAAGGAAAGCAGCTCGTTTCACGCGTTTTTGTGATGCTTTCAACATTCCTTTGCTAGTGTTGGTTGATGTACCTGGTTTTTTACCCGGTACAGACCAAGAATGGGACGGTATTATTGTGCACGGTGCTAAATTGTTATATGCTTTAAGCGAAGCTACCGTGCCAAGGGTCACAGTAATTACCAGAAAGGCATACGGTGGTGCTTATGATGTAATGAATTCTAAACATATTGGGGCAGATTTCAATTTTGCTTGGCCCAATGCGGAAATCGCTGTAATGGGTGCCAAAGGAGCAAGTGAGATTATTTTTAGGAGGGAAATTGCGGCGGCAGAAGACCCTTTGCAGAAATTAACCGAAAAAGAGGCGGAATACGCTGAAAAATTTGCTAATCCATACCGTGCGGCACAGCGTGGATTTATAGATGAAGTAATTCTTCCTGAAAATACAAGGCGTAAATTGTTAAAGGCCTTTGCCATGCTTGAGAAAAAAGAAGTACAGACACCAAAAAAGAAACACGGAAATATACCTTTGTAA